The genome window agctgtgtgctcgagctAGGGACCCGTCCCCATGAGATTTCCTGCCTGAAAAAATCCTTATTCGATCACATTCTAGAATATGATTAGGGTAACTTTGTGATGTTTTGCTACAGAAATGGTGCGGAGGGAAGTTCCTCAGTCTCCAATGAGGAAACCGACCTTCTTGCAGGCTTTTTCCCGCGATATCAAGCCACGGCAAGGGACCATAATGGTATAATTCAAATCCATACCCTCTTAACTTCATTTTGGTAATTAAATGGTGAATCATGGTTAAGTTTTGAAGCTCGAACGGAGCTTTATTTTGCTGTCTAGAATATGGCAACCCgccagagaagaagaaaaaggaaaaaaacaaaacaaaaggctTCAACCCAAACTCGACCCAAAACATAAACCTAACCCTTTGGGCCTTTGTCCCAGGCTGGCCCGTTTCACACTTGGGCTCtgaatattctttggaataTTCCTTAGGTTGgcttttttggaaatttttcgAAAACCCTCCTAAGCAAATTTCGACGTCCTGAGTccatttttgacatccatttagtgaaattccaaagttttaaCTTGGTTGACAACCAGGGCATCTCggttgactttttagggttgaccattgactttttacaaaatcTGCCGGGGACCCTCCTTAGCGATTTCGATGCCCTGACTCTAAATTCGCAATtcattttcccaaatttaattgttttaatggagttttactaatgggtcctAATATTATTCTTAGGTGTGATTATTATCGGTGACTACGACTATTCTGGTTCGAACAGGTTCGACTCGACAACATgatctgtgagtgggtcttttcctttttatagtgtgtgtgtgtgtgtgtgtgtgtgtgtgtgtgtgattgatagtttccatttatgcatttgaaaaagaatttcttACGTATGCCTGGATTAGACTAaagtttataagaattagcgaaAAGAAGGGATTTGTGAAATATGCTACATCATACTTGATGCACATGTATACTTATAATCTTTGATGCCATAATTATATCTATGGTTGTGACTGTTAGTATGTTGATTAGAATTATCGAATCACTATGGCATGCTTATATTTATGTAGTCTGCTCATCATTGTTGCACCCCGATATTAGTGCTCgcccagggccagggccagtctttcacgtgtatgttcacctctacaccacacgctcaccttaggcaacttcgactcgtaggtgaccgcgAATAACACtagtcttcacatgattgtagcactagagcatatgttatgattacacccagtcctgtcatacatgttgcattaggcaacttcgatttgtgtgctagcatagattggTGAGCATCAGTTCAGTTGTACATGTTGCATTAGACGACTCAGACTTGTGTGCTAGCATTTATTGATGAGCACATAATTTTACTTATATTACTGTTGagcttttgtgattttggatgtCTTGCTCGTAGTTACGAGATTTTGTGCCGTaatgaattcttgagattttgCAGGCTACGATAAGTATTTTAATACTACGTAGtaagtatattttggaaactatacttgttttactgTGAGAGGTTACAATGTTTTCagaaaggtttttataaaactttattttcaggcccactctcctttgtttttcacccctccaggttttaatagctgagctttcttatcaaaGAGGATTTATagcaaatcttggtattggaaATTATCTTCGATGGTATGATTCTCAATCCACTctactatactttacttatgctctgacatcacgtgtgaaataagttcattcccgctcacaagccactcttatatttaggcatttttaggtttaaatttattcacatttcccactacactacactttatggctttatcaccttctaggtgtcggctagcacagctcgattcggagtccaagtgggcattctgggtcggggtgtgtcagcataggtgtaaataaattgtattaGTAAGTCAATAGTGTTCCGATGTGGCTACAGATTTTTCATTTGGGCTTTTATTGAACATTTATATGTAGATAGGTTTTTTGTCTAGGAATCATGAGTTGTAAGGGCCAAAATCTAAAGCACCCTAGTTTATATGATCTTGTATATGTACAACTACCTTCTCCCTTTCcccattttcttattattactCTACCAATGCAAGCCTCTTTTCtaaatttcatattaaaaaaaaaaaaggtctaagttttattaaaaaaaaaaacgaaattgaaccaaaaccaaacccaaaaaaaatgaaagaaaatcaaaccgaaccgaagTTTTGATTCAGCTTCAGTTTTGACATAAAATCGAACCGAATTAAATCAAACTCACCTCTATCGGCAATTGGATTACCATTGCTCTTGTCTAAAGGCATACGGGAAAAATGCTCTAACTATTTTTTTCGATCCCCATGATATTAATTGTTTAATGAGGTTCATTTGTAGTTGTTGCATAATTGTTGGAGAGAAAAAAGAATGGTGGCAACAACTACAGATAAAGTCCTGTGGTCATCATTTAGTCTAAAAGAGATTAAATTATATAAAACAATCAGTGCTACGTGATATTCTGATTTAATAATGTAATGTcatgcaaaaaaaattaatacacgCTTATATTGAATCAGAACACtgattcttataaaaaaaattcattgatTTAGTCTTTTTCCCATTCAAAGACTGACCAAACCTTCAACcaagttttctttattgttattgtaaacacacattttctgtaacaaatcaaacaaaaacacatgtacaaaataaattttgtattaatgtaaatatttaGGGTTACAATCTTTGTTTTCCAAACTTGAATCCTTTGATTTGATCTCCGGGATGCAAAGTGCTTGTGTAGGGGGTTGTCGATCTGAGGATCGTAGTGACTTGATCTCAGATGAACGAATGCCGTAAGATTTTGGCTTGTGGTAGTGGTAGAACCGGCATGTGTAGTGGTGCTTGGTGATTCTTCACGAGTGTAACGAAGAACACAGAGAGCTTTCTGAATCTTCTGAGTGTTTGAGAGTATTTTGGGCTTGAGAGTTTGAGCGTCTGGGCATGAGGATCAATTTCTCCTGCCCCTTTCTTTGTCTTGGAgtcttatatttatatgttcTCCAAGTTTTGCCTACAGCTGGGTTTggcgttaattaattaacgaaAGAACCAAGACTTGACTTGGGGTTTTCTTCGTAATTTGACTTCATCAAACAATCTTTGATTTAATCAAATTATCTTTGatttaaatgaaataaaatcaaTAACAGTTCATCCGTGATGCAGTGCCATCAATGTAGTTTGGTGGCTAGTCCAAATTCGATTTAATACTTCCTAGTAACTTGATTTCCTGCAAGTGATGTTTTAATTAGGAATTGTGCTGTCATATAATAATGGTCATTTACTATGCTATAATGGGTTAGGAACTTGTGTTTGTAGTTATTATGGTTGCTGGCTAGGCTCTCTAAGTACTTTATACATTAGAGACAGCAAGGGGGGATTTGAATTTGGAAGTTTATGTAAGCAGAGAGTATTCTCTAATTGTTCTTCTTTTAAAGTTGTATTCCAGATTTCAATAAAATCCTTTCTCTATTACCTACCTCCATTACCTGGTACCAGAGCTTTGTTACGCTCTTTGGGTTTGCTTCCGCCCATTTGTTTCTAAATGGCAGCAAGGAGAGGTAGAGGAAGGAGAGGTAACCATGGTCCAGAAAATCACAGGGATGAGAGCGACGACGAAATTCAGGAGTTGCGACGACAAGTTGAACGACTTACCTTGCAACTTGAATGCCAAAATGCTCACAGCGAGCATAGAGGATCAAGTCAAGGTTATTCAAGTGATGAATCTGACCAAAATTCGTTTGGCATACGTGAAAGAGGTCGTGCTAAAAGATTCACCCATGACTTTGACACAATCAAAATTGATTTGCCAGAGTTTCATGGTCGGCTAATTCCTGAAGAGTTTCTTGAGTGGCTTAGTGCCAttgagaagttttttttttaccataaagACATACCTGAACATCAACAAGTCAAGTTGGTTGCAACAAGACTTCATGGCTATGCATCTACATGGTGGGATAAAGTTCAAGAATTGTGGCTACGTAAAGGAAAGCTTAAGATTTCTTCTTGGGAAAAGATGAAAACAAGATTGAAAGAGAAATTTCTCCCACCAGACTTCACTCAATATAGTTTTTCACAATTCAACAACCTTCGCCAAGAAACTAAGAGTGTTGTGGAGTATACCGAAGAGTTTTACAAGTTGTCAGCACGTAATGATATCCAAGAAACTGAAGAACAACTCACTGCAAGATACATAGGGGGATTAAGACCTCAGATTCGTGATGAAGTCGAGATGCATAGAGTTTGTAGGGTTAATGATGCTTATCAATTGGCTTTAAAAGTGGAGGCTAGACTTGCTCGTACTAGAACTAGAAGAGCTGCAGATTTTCATAGCTTTTATCCATCTTCTAAGGGTGAATCTTCTCATGGCTGGATCACCAATGGAAAAGCTAAGTATGAAGATAAAGGTCATATTAAATCAGCTCCTACAAATTATGGTGTAGCTACGGGAAGTTAAAGAAATAATATCAACAACTCTGGTTCTTGTTTCAAGTGTGGCCAAACCAGTCATCAATACAAGAGTTGCCCGAAGCGGCAAGTTGATACACGAGTGGCTCTTGGCTATGAAGACAACGAGGTTGAATactttaagggtgcgtttgttgcgccggactgtctcggactggactagctgccgggactaagctggactgacttagactggactaagctggactaacttagtgaagcgtttggtgcagtctcggactaagaagcaggataagaaaaacagtactgttcaccagatttgtgtttgcttagactaggactacaaatttttgccattgtttaatagagtaatgctacaaatctcatgatatgggttaattggagcatatttttaccatgtatattatgaatcttaaaaaaaattgacaattgttttgtttctattacctgctaatagaattgggtttaatttgcaaatgtatcttgatttaaactctatcacccaacagaagaaaaataatagtggccaatacatgcaacttcaacaaatacaagtacataagatctccataatttagaaaatcctagttaacattagttaacattagccaaaatagatctccataatttacaaaatggctagttaacataagccaaaatactagtgcaaagctaagttataagtcataacataagattgtatgattaataaaatacatccatgttaacgttaataaaatacatccatgttaacattagccaaaatcctcatccgcttgcgttgtcgcttaaaagcctttggacgaacactttcttgagttccggtttgattgccctgaacactcccacattttttggtttatccaaaataagagacaatgcatcaatttgatccataggagagagacccattgcttcaagttcattagctatgtcagtatgatctgcagtaccttgaactaaagcttcagttaccatttgcatcctcttcccactttcaacataaaaatctttcagtccactgataattgcctcggttccatcacttgaacttcccacagcttttttcctctttctttggctattttcagatggggtgctttgttggctttgttggttcattgaagaaacaaaattatcacctccaatatcactttcaccaacatgatcatgactttgttcctccaccatttgagcaggggtttcggctacattacccgtagcccgatcttttccaaatatatatgcaaatctatcaaacagtggaaaaggtttgcttctccatccatcggcttctttatttctctaagattatatcaacatagcaaaactaaaatttagcatgcgtaacaaatatagcagcaagaatataactaatgcataaataaaataggatatgaaccTGCACATAAGTTTGACATGTgtcatcactgtcaacttcaacgcactttttgacatcattccatgcaaatccacttgtgtttatcatgtcaacgaccatactatatgtttttttccatttcttcaacttggactcaatatgtggatttgcctttatatttgaataaggacataaaacattgacagcttttgctatttcaaccaaagtaccttgtttgaaagcaccggtgtcacaccgttgcttccgagcaacaaaatcctcaagaactcctagtaatacttcttcctcaaatgcttcccatttacgccttcttccttttggctcttgagtagcattcaaaagattttcgttatccatacctaaacaaaaaatattttaatgaaggaaaataccatacaaataatcaatttgcataatatccaatcaacttgcataatatccaatcaacttgcataatatccaattaatttgcataccatccaatcattgtgctaatatctaacaaatgcatgataaaaaggaatactaaaataaaatgttatcattaacacatatagctagttcggttactggttcctaattgctctccactcaTTATACATTTCCTGAGCCATATCATTCCTCATTGCAGTCCACTGGTCCGATGTTTGAAcactaccaacatattcaccttcttctgtattttgtccatcttctattattggcaaattctccattggatctacagacatctcttgcctaataagattgtgtagtagacaacaagcggtaattattcgaccttgtgtccttatcggatagaaagatggactccttagtatcgaccaccttccttttagcaagccaaaacagcgttcaattacattccttgccttagaatgcttcatgttaaaatattcttccttattagaaggtgttcgtccctcccattcagataaatgataaggtattcctctatagggtgcaaggaatccttcaccatttgtataaccaccatctacaaggtaataacaacctaatgaaaaaaaaaacagaccttattagtgttttgtagttgacaaacagaactaaacctaacttacaaagttgagactaaataatagtcttacccgctgataccttaaaaccattaggcctactaattgcatcatgtagcactctagagtctgatgcggaaccctcccaccccggaaacacatatatgaactgcatatctcatgaacacacacctaacacattagttgcgactcgaccctttcttgttcggtatcttggtttgtcaatttcaggtacatgcacatcaatgtgtgttccatccaatgctcccaagcaattcttaaaaataaaaaataaaaaagtttttgttaatttatacaaagggaatgaagagttaaagcttagggaaaatgaaaaaaaattctcatcataccttaaaacatcgccacctaggatctgtagaatcaataggcacaggctgggggacttttagtaggataccttgtaatcgcaaaattccttgcaatacgctattgaaatacctacttatagtctctcccgacctataaaatctaccgccaacactacgattcttagtatgatgtgctaatatttgtaaagtcatacacacctgttcctctacagacaccaaaccatcagtttttaccctcccatcttgacgaagtaagtcgcataatatgccaaaagtccttctatccattctcaattcgttgacacattcagtatcagtattccctattataccattcaaataacacaaactaatctctcgtctaataagtgaacggttagtcaatgtgggtcgttcaacatgtctctgtttgccacgtagcatcatcaccacaagaatcgtacaaatacaaattgtctccaaataagacatctctaacaataagatcaataaaagcttccttcgatccatatctatccaaacaaaaaaaaaacaatagtatgaggattgctatcattcctaggcattgcatgtgaagagggaaattaaaggacaccTATAATGTAGTAGCCTTAGccttagccttctatttatgctcctcttctctgcaacaaacaaccacaaaaaattgcaattcagcatcaaccccacaccatacaaaacattcacattgtaatatcatggttataaaccaagtacatacacacacactcatggacaaatgtgcaaaatacacatacatactcacactcacactcacattaacacacacacacggacatacacactctcacacactgacatagactcacacacaccctgcatacatacatacacacacacacacacaatgcatacatacacaaacacacacacacactgcatacatacatacacacacacacacacactgcacacacacacacactgcatacacactcacacacacactgcacacacacacacacactgcatacacacacacactgcacacacactcacactcacacttacactcacacacacacactgcatacacacacacactgcacacacactcacactcacacacactcacactcacacttacactcacactcacacactgcacacagtcacacacacacacactgcacacacacacacacactgcatacacacacactgcacacacactgcacactgcatacatactgcatacatacacacacacacacactgcacacacacacacactgcatacatacatacacacacactgcacacacacacacacactgcatacatacatacacacacactgcacacacacacactgcatacatactcatactcatacacacactgcacacactgcatacatacatactcatactcatacacacactgcatacatacactgcacacacacacactgcatacatactcatacacacactgcacacacacacacactgcatacataccgcatacatacaaacacacacacacacactgcatacacacacacacattgcatacacactcacacacacactgcatacacacacacacagcacacacactgcacactgtatacatacacacactgcatacatactgcatacatacacacacacacactgcacacacacaaacactgcatacacacacacactgcacacacactcacactcacacacactcacactcacacttacactcacactcacacacactcacactcacacttacactcacactcacacactgcacacagtcacacacacacacacacacagagatagagtgcaacacactcttaccctcacacacacactctgtttttatactcacacacacacacacgctgCATAcatacttacacacacacactgcacacacacacactgcatacatacacacacacacacacactgcatacatacatacacacacacacactgcacacacacacacactgcatacacactcacacacacacactgcacacacacacacactgcatacacacacacactgcacacacactcacactcacacacactcacactcacacttacactcacacacacacactgcatacacacacacactgcacacacactcacactcacacacactcatactcacacttacactcacactcacacactgcacacagtcacacacacacacactgcacacacacacacactgcacacacacacacactgcatacatacatacacacacactgcacacacacacacacactgcatacatacatacacacacactgcacacacacacactgcatacatactcatactcatacacacactgcacacacacacactgcatacatacactgcacacacacacactgcatacatactcatacacacactgcacacacacacacactgcatacataccgcatacatacaaacacacacacacattgcatacacactcacacacacactgcatacacacacacactgcacacacactgcatactgcatacatacacacactgcatacatactgcatacatacacacacacacacactgcacacacacacacactgcatacacacacacactgcacacacactcacactcacacttacactcacactcacacacactcacactcacacttacactcacactcacacactgcacacagtcacacacacacacacacggagacagagtgcaacacactcttaccctcacacacacactctgtttttatactcacacacacacacacactgcatacatacttacacacacactgcacacacacactgcacacacacacactgcatacatacacacacacacacacacactgcatacatacatacacacacacacacacacactgcacacacacacacactgcatacacactcacacacacacactgcacacacacacacacactgcatacacacacacactgcacacacactcacactcacacacactcacactcacacttacactcacacacacacactgcatacacacacacactgcacacacactcacactcacacacactcacactcacacttacactcacactcacacactgcacacagtgacacacacacacactgcgcacacacacacactgcatacacacacactgcacacacactgcacactgcatacatactgcatacatacacacacacacacactgcacacacacacacactgcatacatacatacacacacactgcacacacacacacacactgcatacatacatacacacacactgcacacacacacactgcatacatactcatactcatacacacactgcacacactgcatacatacatactcatactcatacacacactgcacacacacacactgcatacatacactgcacacacacacactgcatacatactcatacacacactgcacacacacacacactgcatacataccgcatacatacaaacacacacacacactgcatacacacacacacattgcatacacactcacacacacactgcatacacacacacactgcacacacactgcacactgcatacatacacacactgcatacatactgcatacatacacacacacacacactgcacacacacacacactgcacacacactcacactcacacacactcacactcacacttacactcacactcacacacactcacactcacacttacactcacactcacacacactcacactcacacttacactcacactcacacactgcacacagtcacacacacacacacacggagacagagtgcaacacactcttaccctcacacacacactctgtttttatactcacacacacacacactgcatacatactcacacacacacactgcacacacacacactgcatacatacacacacacacactgcatacatacatacacacacacacacactgcacacacacacacactgcatacacactcacacacacacactgcacacacacacacacactgcatacacacacacactgcacacacactcacactcacacacactcacactcacacttacactcacacacacacactgcatacacacacacactgcacacacactcacactcacacacactcacactcacacttacactcacactcacacactgcacacagtcacacacacacacactgcacacacacacacactgcatacacacacactgcacacacactgcacactgcatacatactacatacatacacacacacacacacactgcacactcacacacactgcatacatacatacacacacactgcacacacacacacactgcatacatacatacacacacactgcacacacacacactgcatacatactcatactcatacacacactgcacacactgcatacatacatactcatactcatacacacactgcacacacacacactgcatacatacactgcacacacacacactgcatacatactcatacacacactgcacacacacacacactgcatacataccgcatacatacaaacacacacacacacactgcatacacacacacacattgcatacacactcacacacacactgcacacacactgcacactgcatacatacacacactgcatacatactgcatacatacacacacacacacactgcacacacacacacacactgcatacacacacacactgcacacacactcacactcacacacactcacactcacacttacactcacactcacacacactcacactcacacttacactcacactcacacactgcacacagtcacacacacacacacacggagacagagtgcaacacactcttaccctcacacacacactctgtttttatactcacacacacacacacactgcatacatactcacacacacacacactgcacacacacacactgcatacatacacacactgcatacatactgcatacatacacacactcacacacacacacacacacacacactgcacacacacacactgcatacatacacacactgcatacatactgcatacatacacggtcacacacacacacacactgcacacacacacacactgcatacacacacactgcacacatacacacactgcatacatactgcatacatacacacacacacacactgcgcacacacacacacacactgcatacatacatacacacacactgcacacacacacacactgcatacatacatacacacacactgcacacacacacacactgcatacatactcatactcatacacacactgcacacactgcatacatacatactcatactcatacacacactgcacacacacacacactgcatacatacactgcacacacacactgcatacatacactgcacacacacacactgcatacatactcatacacacactgcacacacacacacactgcatacataccgcatacatacacacacacactgcataca of Malus sylvestris chromosome 6, drMalSylv7.2, whole genome shotgun sequence contains these proteins:
- the LOC126627034 gene encoding uncharacterized protein LOC126627034; translation: MDRRKLLLILLLEMSYLETICICTILVVMMLRGKQRHVERPTLTNRSLIRREISLCYLNGIIGNTDTECVNELRMDRRTFGILCDLLRQDGRVKTDGLVSVEEQVCMTLQILAHHTKNRSVGGRFYRSGETISRYFNSVLQGILRLQGILLKVPQPVPIDSTDPRWRCFKNCLGALDGTHIDVHVPEIDKPRYRTRKGRVATNVLGVCS